From a region of the Marinitoga hydrogenitolerans DSM 16785 genome:
- the miaA gene encoding tRNA (adenosine(37)-N6)-dimethylallyltransferase MiaA: MKIPVILGPTAVGKTGILTQLGNEFEVVSCDSRQIYKYMNIGTAKPTKDEQKKIKHHLIDFIEPDQYYNAYLYRLDALKIIEDILNRGKIPIISGGTGLYFDAIYKGFFESPSSLTLRSYLRKLENSQPGIIREILKDVDPESYLKIHQNDLKRLIRALEIYIISGKRMSDLIKSQKTVSPYDFNIIILDRDRKELHERINLRVELMLKDGLIDEVKNLIAMGYNKNLNSLNTIGYKEVLEYIEGKYDYEKMIHYIKRNTRRYARRQIIYFRGYKKAKWINLTDLKDPIKKIKEIIFD, from the coding sequence ATGAAAATACCTGTTATATTAGGACCAACTGCTGTTGGGAAAACAGGAATATTGACACAATTAGGAAATGAATTTGAAGTTGTTTCATGTGATTCAAGGCAAATATATAAGTATATGAATATTGGAACTGCTAAACCTACAAAAGATGAACAAAAAAAAATAAAACATCACTTAATTGATTTTATTGAACCCGATCAATATTATAATGCTTATTTGTATAGATTGGACGCATTAAAAATTATTGAAGATATTTTAAACAGAGGTAAAATACCTATTATTTCTGGAGGTACTGGACTTTATTTTGATGCTATTTATAAAGGTTTTTTTGAATCTCCAAGTTCTTTAACTTTAAGAAGCTACTTAAGAAAATTAGAAAATTCTCAGCCTGGTATTATTAGGGAAATTTTAAAAGATGTGGATCCTGAAAGTTATTTAAAGATACATCAAAATGACTTAAAAAGACTAATTAGAGCTTTAGAAATTTATATTATTTCTGGGAAAAGAATGTCTGATTTAATCAAAAGTCAGAAGACAGTTTCACCATATGATTTTAATATTATTATTTTAGATAGGGATAGAAAAGAACTACATGAAAGGATCAATTTAAGGGTTGAGCTCATGTTAAAAGATGGTTTAATTGATGAAGTAAAAAATTTAATTGCAATGGGATATAACAAAAACTTAAACTCATTGAATACTATTGGATATAAAGAAGTATTAGAATATATTGAGGGAAAATATGATTATGAAAAAATGATTCACTACATTAAAAGAAATACAAGACGTTATGCAAGAAGACAGATTATTTATTTCAGAGGATATAAAAAAGCTAAATGGATAAATTTGACTGATTTAAAGGATCCTATTAAGAAAATCAAAGAAATTATTTTTGATTAA
- a CDS encoding class I SAM-dependent methyltransferase yields MEKLIITTSHKPSKEQLQRAKQLAEEYGLIYKNRRHLKTNNIYFIVEKNLTVKLKKGDFEFFFHPSIVKIRMKNYVSDKKDYLLNNLDLKGNENILDLTFGLGSEALLIASQLTDGKLIGLEGAFPIYFVVKESINYYPYKIKWLKEAAKKIEIKNANYKRFIRKQKDKSYDIIYCDPMFENPVFESSALNPLRRFAVYETLEAIDIEEMKRVAKDKVIIKAHVKDSIWDKYKFDKIDGSKNSGVFYGVIYLK; encoded by the coding sequence ATGGAAAAATTAATTATAACTACGTCCCACAAACCGTCGAAGGAACAGCTACAGCGAGCGAAACAACTCGCTGAAGAATATGGTTTAATATACAAAAATAGGCGTCATTTAAAAACAAATAATATTTATTTCATTGTTGAGAAAAATTTAACGGTAAAATTGAAAAAGGGTGATTTTGAGTTCTTTTTTCACCCTTCTATAGTTAAAATCAGAATGAAAAATTATGTTTCAGATAAAAAGGATTATTTACTAAATAACCTTGATTTAAAAGGAAATGAAAATATCTTGGATTTAACCTTCGGTTTGGGCAGCGAAGCCTTGTTAATTGCATCTCAATTAACAGATGGTAAATTAATTGGTTTAGAAGGAGCTTTTCCTATTTATTTTGTAGTAAAAGAAAGTATTAATTATTATCCATACAAAATTAAATGGTTAAAAGAAGCTGCTAAAAAAATTGAAATAAAAAATGCTAATTATAAAAGATTTATAAGAAAACAAAAAGATAAAAGTTATGATATTATATACTGTGATCCAATGTTTGAAAATCCTGTTTTTGAATCTTCTGCATTAAATCCTTTAAGAAGATTTGCTGTTTATGAAACCTTAGAAGCAATTGATATTGAAGAAATGAAGAGAGTTGCTAAAGATAAAGTAATTATAAAAGCTCATGTAAAAGATTCTATTTGGGATAAATATAAATTTGATAAAATTGACGGAAGTAAAAATTCTGGTGTATTTTATGGGGTGATTTATTTAAAATGA